In the genome of Ziziphus jujuba cultivar Dongzao chromosome 10, ASM3175591v1, the window GAGCGCGGTTGATTTCTTGAAGAAGACTTTGCGGTCATTTGTGATAAATGGGTATTTCGAATCTGATGTTACTGCTCTGCTTCATCGCCATTGGCATTGGAATTCCGTCTTTCCATGCAGATGCAGCAGCAGAAGGGGGCAGATGGCAGAGTAACTATAGGAAGGTGATAGATGTGGAAGGAGGCCCAGAGTCTGTGGTTTGGATAGTTCAGCTCTCTGATCTCCATTTCAGTGTCCACCACCCTGACAGAGCTCTCGACTTCAAGAGAATTGTGGGTCCCACTCTTTCCTTCATCAACCCTTCTCTGGTCCTCATCACCGGTGATCTCACAGGTTCTTCAAGCCCTTGCCTTTTTGATATTCTTTCATGGTGTTATTTAGGTCAGATGACATATGGGTTTCATGTTTTGAGCTTGTTCTGTTTGTGTTGGAACGCAACTATGAATGGTTTGTTATGTTTAAAGAATTCTCAGTTTCTAgcttttttaaatggttattacTGAATTAGttacaaattttgaatttattttattttaattttttttaaaaaaaaggtgaaacaGGAAATCTGAAATGGATACGCTATAAATTTCAGCATTAGTTACACAAGagataaaaatatctataatttattttgtcaaatttgtTAACCGGGGGAAAATACACACTTGGATTAATAGTAGGTTCACAGTTCAGTGCTGATTTAGTGTGGAACGGTTTAACTTATATGTTTTCCCTCGGACAAGAAGATAACCTTGAGTTAGAGTGTAGACAAATTGCCTGTTGAGAGTTAGCATACCCTCTTTTGTTGAATATATGCTATACGTTTGCTCTTTAGATCACACTGCTATCTGTTATGGTCTTATCTGATATAAAGACAAAAACAGGTTATCTTTCAGATGCTCCTAGAACCCACAACCTGGGGTGTTCAGATGGGGTGACTTTTACTTTCCTTGTTGGCTACCTTACAGGAAAAGCATGGCCTGTACTACATTTAGCGTTCCAAAACAACTTCCTTTACGTTCTAATCACAAGCTTATACCTCCCACAATGTGTTTCTCTCCTATAATAGTGGATACTGAGCTGCTAATGCACTCAAGTCTTCAAGTCCAAGGACAATGAAAGGGCTTAGATGGTGGTTCTAAGAGAAACTGTACAAAAGAGAGAATAAAGTGTTAGATAACAATACTTGAGTATTGAGAGCTGTGACTAATGCATTAACCGCCCCTTTCAAGTCCTAGGACTTTCTCTTATATAGAAGAGAACCcatttaatgttttatttacCATTGCCCTCTTCTTCCTTGCCTCATCTTAGTAGGGTAATGTTGTTTCCCATTTGAAGCTGTCATAACTTTAGGACATCCTATTGAATCTACTAAAGACATCTGTATGCCCCCTGGATAATGGGTCATGGGTCATGGGTCATGAGCTGGATGGACCTGACCTGTTTCCCAACATTTTCTTATCTtgcttttatgttatttttctattagaTGGGAAGAGCAAGGATTTATTAACAATGAAGCAAAATGAAGAGGAGTGGCTGGAATACCAGAATGTGATGGAAGATGTGATAAAAAAGAGCAGGCTTGACAAGAGCATCTTCTTTGACCTTCGAGGAAATCATGACAACTTTGGTGTGCCAGTGATTGGTggttcttttgattttttttcaaaatatagcATCAATGCGCAGCTGGGCAGAAATACAAACATTAATAGTGTCACTCTTCAGGTGAGTTAATCCCTCCCTCTAGAGCTGGTTTCATGGTCATGCAACATCACATAGAAGAGTATGCTATATTTGTGATCTCAAGTATAAAATGCTAGTACATAATTTTGCTACGTCTTAacttttaagcttttttttatttcttccacTTAACATATTTACTCCTATTGTGTAGACTGGTGAGAAGAAACATCTCTTTGTAGGTTTTGATAGCACAATGGCGGTTGGTTTACGAGGGCCGACTAATCTTTTTGGGCATCCAACTGATGAACTATTAGCTGAATTGGATAAGGAACTTTCTCAGTGGGATTCTCAATCAACAGAACCAGTAACCAAGATTTCCTTCGGGCATTTTCCTCTTTCATTCTCATCACAATCAAATTCTGGAAAGAGCCTGGGAGACATTTTCCTCCAAAACTCTTTATCAGCTTATATATGTGGGCATCTCCATACAAGGTTcggtaaaaatttaaaacggCACCATCAGTTGACTCATCATTTTCTATCCAAGTTCTTTCAGTTTAATGTGCACCAAGATTCTTATGATAGTATATTAAATTGTTCAACCGATACCAAGGAATTCTGGGAGTGGGAGATGGGTGACTGGAGGAAGAGTAGGGCCATGAGAATATTGGCAATTGATAGAGGTCATGTTTCTTATGTGGATATTGACTTTAAGTTAGGAGGCAAAAAGACTATTATAGTGCCCACATTTCCTCTAGATTCACGCTTCATGTCAACATCTTCAACTCATCGCAATTACAGATgccaaaaaataaactttttgtcTTACGAGACAGTTAGGGCTTTGGTGTTTTCTGCTTCTCCAATTGTGTCAGTTGTGGCCAGGATCTATGACTCAAGTCCTGGGGTTCTCAGTCTGATCTTTGAAGCATCTATGAAAAAGCTTGTTGATAACTCCTCTAGGGGAGATCTTTATGTTGCTCCATGGAATTATAAAGCCTTTGAGGACCCATCTCCAGATAGATTTTGGTTGCAAATAGAGGCAACTGACATAATGAGGAGATCGAGTTTGACTGATTTAAGGCCATTTTCTATTAACAGTCTTAATGCTAAGCTCTCCTGGACATGGAGGGAGTTTCTAGTCATGGGTTGTCAATGGGCTGCCCTTTATTACCCACTGTTGTGGtctacattatattttatgctcaccATTCTTCTTATTCCAAAAGCTGTGTTGATTTTCTCAAAGAAGCAGTTCACTTACTTGAATTTTGTTGCTGATAAAGGATTCATAAATTGTATAGGATGGCTTTTACAGGAACTTTGCAAGGTTCCCATAGTATGGTTTGGTATCCTAATATACTTATTCTACCTTATAACGTTCCCCTGGTTTATTGGGAGAGTTTTCACTGACGGCAAGGATAAGGGATACATGACTTATATGGGCTGGGTAGTTAAATCTATCGATCAAAAGGGAAAACATGAATATATTGGATCTCCTGACATAATGGTTACTGTTCTTTCCCATATTTTCTATGTGGTTTTGCCTTCTTTGTTGGTCACTATCGCTTTGGCAGCTGAAAAAAGTATATATCGGGAATACTTTCTATCACTTTCAGGGAAGAAAGTagatgattatgatcaagagcAATCAACATCTCTGGTAAATGAGCAAGGGAGTGAAAAATCAAGATCTTACATTGGAAAGCGGTATATCCGAAAAGTTCTTTTGGTGGTTATCTTGACAATCTGCTGGAAGCATTTTATGGTAAGGTTTCCTACTGATCTATCTGAATGATAGATATGGGTTGTTTTAGAGCACATAATGCAGGGGACATTTTATGAGGTTTACTACTGTCATATAGACTATAAGGTTGAATAAATTTACTACGATGCATTTTTCCTTCACCCAAATTTCTTTAGGACATCTGAAACACATGACGCTAGGCTTTAGCAGTTAGACCTTCCTTTCCATTGCGCTTTTAAAATTGTCCAGCTTTTTTGAATTATACTGTCTTACTTATTAAGATGCCTTTCATTAATATTCTGGATGTCTTAAGACATCTATCCATCTTTTTAGAAGGTTACAGCATCTCCAATGGTAATGCCAAAAAGGATGCTAATGCCAAATGAAGTGCCATATTATAGCAATGCCAAATCCATGTCAGATATATGATTGACAATGGCATTTTAATAGTTTGGCACAACATTCTTTGAATTGTTAAATATTATCTTGCATTCAAATGGTGTTGTCATATTGTCATTTGCATTGGGAGCTCATGCTAATACCAAAATCAAAATGGAACTGCAATTAGAGCATTTACCCTTGGAGATGCTCCAATAATGGAGAAAATGAGTGCAAgtataatttttgtttgttttctgaTTGACTTTCACTTTTcactaattattttcttttttgcttttaatcACAGAATTGCAAGGCTCTTCTTAAAGCATACGAGATGAATCCACTTATCCACTTTCCAGGATACAGCTTCACAATTCCACTTCTATTGGCTTATGCTTTCTATAAAACTAGAAAAGTTTAGCGCACGAGCGATCAAATTTTCCTCACCTATAAATATTCCACTCAGACTACCCTATTAGCAGTTTTTGCTAGATTCACACAACATAAATTTGATGCAATTGAAgcaattttttttggaaaaacttcgCATCAACTTGCCGGACCAGACATATATGGACTCTTTGAACTCTTTTATAGTCGATTAGACTCTGAAAGTGATTGTTGCATTTTAAGCAGAAGAAAAGATGAATCAGAAATGGATGTTATGAAAGCAGCCCTAGTTTGATATAACAGATGCTTTAATTTTGTGTGCTCTGACTTGCATTTGGACATTTGTTTTTGGGTCGAAAATGTCCTTAAGCATCTATAATCTTGAAGAATTTCCTTGTAAAAATGCAGTGTTGAATATGATATAAGAAATACCCTGATGAGGAGTAAATTTATGAATGAATGTTACCtatgattttgatttgtgaTTATTGGAGGCAATACAGTTATTATGATCTGGTTAAAAAGATTTGGGCTATGACTCCTGGAACTTGGGAAATTTAATGATATGCTCTCTGATATCATATAGATTCTATATTTTCTTGTCCATTGAAGTTGAGTACCCCAAATTTCAGGAAAAACCTCTTTCCCTTTACTGAGTATAAAAAAGGCATCAGATCAAGTAAACAGCAGAAGAGTGCTTCAATTCATAATGTGCTTGTAtgttaataattgataaattagtgtaactttctaatatatattgattagttaatctaataaaacaatttcacattaTTTGTcatctaaaattttttgaacatattttATAGCAACAAATAAATGTAGCATGGCATTTCTTCAATCAATGGTTGTTCACATACTAAATCCATTATTTTGGTGTGTAGACCCCAAATTGTTATTATTCACGTACTAAATATACTGATTAGCCGagcttaaataatttttcaaagtaCTTTTCTTTTCCTGTTTAGAagcattaatttattaataataataataataataataattgccgtcaaattgtgaaaataataataaagataaaagtttgtgaaaaataaaaacatgttgCAAAATTATTTGGTATAATTTTTCTGAGATAAATATTGGGTCGGGTTGATACCGACCCGTTCCACAGTAGAGAGAAGaagcaaaattcaaaaaaaagagagagctttggctcttttttcttttcattattgcttttttgggttttgttccACCAAATCCCAAAGGAAGCAAGTTTTGGTAATCTGAGGGAGCGATTCAAATTGAAGTGGAGCTGAGCTGAGTGGTGTGGTTTGACTGTGTGATGGAGAATTCGTTAACGTGCTCTTCGACCCCTCGTTGGAATTCCGAGAGGCCTTTCCTCACCGGCCGATTTCACCAGGttccatttctctctctctatctctctctcctgGATTTTGCATTTTGGGgttttgttctaattttttttgaagttttgaggtataaaaaagtttgaatttttttccacGCATTACAGTAGCTTCCGTTTCCTTGATGTTTTTAGAGAATTCTTAAGTTGTGGTAATGTAAGATTCGATTTGATTCAGGAAAACAAAACGACTTCGCGCTTTGCTGAAACCAAGGGTTATTCCATTGATTCTTTTAGGTACCAATttcgaatttttatttttttatttttttattttttacatttttcatgCACTAGTTCTGCTACCACTGTGTTGTATAGTGGTGATGAGTGATGAGCGATAATACCTTATTTCAGAATGTAACttgataatttgaaaaaaattaaaaataaataaataaatgaagaagAACGTTTTACTAATGCTGATATTAAacccttttttaattttctttttttaaatttattgcagtttGGGGTCAGAAAAGGCTATAGGCTGTTACAATGCTGCAGTTCAGGTGAAAGTGTCTTTTCGCtttgacatttttatttattttttatttttctggtttAGATAATTTACTATGGTTTACACAGTCCAGTTTCTTGTGTGCATTTTGTAAATATAAGAATAGGGATTGTTTTTTGGTGG includes:
- the LOC107410771 gene encoding putative metallophosphoesterase At3g03305, encoding MGISNLMLLLCFIAIGIGIPSFHADAAAEGGRWQSNYRKVIDVEGGPESVVWIVQLSDLHFSVHHPDRALDFKRIVGPTLSFINPSLVLITGDLTDGKSKDLLTMKQNEEEWLEYQNVMEDVIKKSRLDKSIFFDLRGNHDNFGVPVIGGSFDFFSKYSINAQLGRNTNINSVTLQTGEKKHLFVGFDSTMAVGLRGPTNLFGHPTDELLAELDKELSQWDSQSTEPVTKISFGHFPLSFSSQSNSGKSLGDIFLQNSLSAYICGHLHTRFGKNLKRHHQLTHHFLSKFFQFNVHQDSYDSILNCSTDTKEFWEWEMGDWRKSRAMRILAIDRGHVSYVDIDFKLGGKKTIIVPTFPLDSRFMSTSSTHRNYRCQKINFLSYETVRALVFSASPIVSVVARIYDSSPGVLSLIFEASMKKLVDNSSRGDLYVAPWNYKAFEDPSPDRFWLQIEATDIMRRSSLTDLRPFSINSLNAKLSWTWREFLVMGCQWAALYYPLLWSTLYFMLTILLIPKAVLIFSKKQFTYLNFVADKGFINCIGWLLQELCKVPIVWFGILIYLFYLITFPWFIGRVFTDGKDKGYMTYMGWVVKSIDQKGKHEYIGSPDIMVTVLSHIFYVVLPSLLVTIALAAEKSIYREYFLSLSGKKVDDYDQEQSTSLVNEQGSEKSRSYIGKRYIRKVLLVVILTICWKHFMNCKALLKAYEMNPLIHFPGYSFTIPLLLAYAFYKTRKV